In Lentilitoribacter sp. Alg239-R112, the following proteins share a genomic window:
- a CDS encoding amidohydrolase family protein produces MSTKLVIKNIGQILSGKIEEPIFAGDCLVAIDGKISAWGNEKDIDTEDANQTVDAKGVTLAPGLIDSHIHPVIGDYTPRQQQLHWIDSTLHGGVTTLISAGEVHMPGRPKDVVGLKAMAIAAQRWYENFRPSGVKVHAGAPVIEHGMEEHDFKELADAGVKLLGEVGLGTVKDGKTAQQMVQWARKYGIQSTIHTGGPSIPGSGLIDADMVLETGTDVVGHINGGHSALPDDQIICLCESCKAALEIVHNGNERAALLTLNTARELDKLDQVILGTDGPAGSGVQPLGILRMVAMLSSLGNVPAEIAFCFANGNTSRQRDLDVGLIEVGKSADFVLMDQAQHAPGKSMLESVQLGNLPGVGMTIIDGVVTSHRSRNTPPAERLPEVIL; encoded by the coding sequence ATGTCTACCAAGTTAGTGATTAAGAACATTGGGCAAATACTATCTGGTAAGATTGAGGAGCCAATTTTTGCCGGAGATTGTCTTGTCGCTATAGATGGAAAAATTAGCGCTTGGGGCAATGAAAAAGATATCGATACCGAAGACGCCAATCAGACAGTTGATGCCAAAGGCGTTACGTTGGCACCGGGTTTGATTGATAGCCACATCCATCCTGTTATCGGGGACTACACACCTCGCCAGCAACAATTGCATTGGATTGATTCAACATTGCATGGTGGCGTAACGACACTTATTTCTGCAGGTGAAGTGCACATGCCCGGCCGCCCAAAGGATGTTGTAGGCCTTAAAGCTATGGCGATCGCAGCACAACGTTGGTATGAAAATTTCCGTCCCTCTGGCGTAAAGGTCCATGCAGGTGCACCTGTTATCGAACACGGTATGGAAGAACATGATTTTAAAGAATTGGCAGATGCAGGTGTTAAGTTGCTGGGCGAAGTTGGTCTTGGCACAGTAAAGGACGGAAAAACAGCACAGCAGATGGTGCAATGGGCCCGTAAATACGGCATTCAAAGCACCATTCACACCGGAGGCCCCTCTATTCCTGGTTCTGGATTAATTGATGCCGACATGGTGTTGGAAACGGGCACAGACGTGGTCGGTCACATCAATGGTGGTCATTCGGCATTGCCTGATGATCAGATCATTTGTCTTTGCGAAAGTTGTAAGGCAGCTTTGGAAATAGTACATAACGGGAATGAGCGGGCAGCGCTGCTGACACTCAATACTGCGCGTGAATTAGATAAGCTCGATCAGGTTATACTTGGAACAGATGGTCCCGCGGGTTCGGGTGTACAACCACTTGGTATTTTGCGAATGGTTGCCATGTTGTCCTCGCTTGGAAATGTTCCAGCGGAAATCGCTTTTTGCTTTGCTAATGGCAATACATCTCGCCAACGTGATCTCGATGTTGGTTTGATAGAAGTTGGCAAAAGCGCTGATTTCGTTCTTATGGATCAAGCACAACACGCGCCGGGGAAAAGCATGCTAGAATCTGTGCAACTTGGAAATTTGCCGGGAGTTGGTATGACCATCATAGATGGTGTTGTAACCAGTCATCGTAGTCGTAATACGCCTCCTGCGGAGAGATTGCCGGAAGTAATTTTGTGA
- a CDS encoding ferredoxin--NADP reductase — protein MSYAVQTSDISKFPIPSGVFVEKVISVEHYTDELFKFRITRPASFRFRSGEFVMIGLPNAEKPVFRAYSIASPNWDEELEFFSIKVRNGPLTEHLQKIKPGDQVLMRKKPTGTLVNDALLPGKRLWMFSTGTGIAPFASLIRDPETYEKFEEVILTHTCRTVAELKYGQDLVEQIKHDPLVGEFAGGLRHYCSVTREDYEFQGRITDLMVSGKLFDDLDVPIITPKVDRAMICGSMDMLKDTKEALEGFGLNEGANNRPDTFVVERAFVG, from the coding sequence ATGTCTTATGCAGTACAGACAAGTGATATTTCCAAGTTCCCTATCCCATCAGGCGTTTTTGTAGAAAAAGTGATCTCGGTTGAGCATTACACCGACGAATTATTCAAGTTCCGAATTACACGACCTGCGAGTTTTCGATTTAGATCTGGTGAGTTTGTCATGATTGGGTTGCCCAATGCTGAAAAACCAGTTTTCCGTGCCTATTCAATTGCATCGCCAAACTGGGATGAAGAACTGGAATTTTTCTCCATCAAAGTTCGGAATGGTCCCCTTACCGAACATTTGCAGAAGATTAAACCTGGTGATCAAGTCCTGATGCGCAAAAAGCCAACAGGCACGCTTGTTAATGATGCTTTACTACCAGGAAAACGTCTTTGGATGTTCTCGACGGGAACGGGCATTGCACCCTTTGCAAGCCTAATTCGTGATCCAGAAACTTATGAAAAATTCGAAGAGGTTATCCTAACCCATACCTGCCGAACTGTGGCAGAACTAAAATATGGGCAGGACTTGGTGGAGCAGATTAAACATGATCCACTTGTTGGTGAATTTGCAGGTGGTCTAAGGCATTATTGTTCTGTAACTCGAGAAGATTACGAGTTCCAAGGAAGAATTACCGATCTCATGGTATCTGGCAAATTATTTGATGACTTGGATGTGCCAATTATAACGCCCAAAGTTGACAGGGCCATGATCTGTGGATCTATGGATATGCTTAAAGATACTAAAGAAGCACTTGAAGGGTTTGGCCTAAATGAAGGGGCAAATAATCGCCCGGATACGTTCGTCGTTGAACGAGCATTTGTAGGATAG
- a CDS encoding acyl-CoA dehydrogenase yields MTNELSPQSKPDLSNFNWDDAFLLENQLDVNERMIRDSANAYAQEKLEPRISKAFEEEHTDPSIFAEMGEMGLLGITIPEEYGGLGESYVSYGLVAREIERVDSGYRSMMSVQSSLVMYPIYAYGTEEQRKKYLPVLSAGTSIGCFGLTEPDAGSDPGGMKTTAKKTDGGYVLNGSKMWISNAPIADVFVVWAKSDAHGGKIKGFILEKGMKGLSAPKIDGKLSLRASITGEIVIDNVEVGEDALLPNASGLKGPFGCLNRARYGIAWGVIGAAEACWFGARQYGLDRKQFSKPLAQTQLFQLKLANMQTEITLGLQAALRVGRLMDEGNAAPEMISLIKRNNCGKALDIARNARDMHGGNGISMEFPIIRHMVNLETVNTYEGTHDVHALILGRAQTGLQAFA; encoded by the coding sequence ATGACGAATGAGTTATCACCACAAAGTAAACCGGATCTATCCAACTTTAATTGGGATGATGCATTTCTTCTTGAAAATCAACTTGATGTAAATGAACGCATGATCCGCGACAGCGCAAATGCATATGCTCAAGAAAAACTTGAGCCTCGTATTTCGAAAGCCTTTGAAGAAGAACATACCGATCCGTCTATTTTTGCAGAAATGGGCGAAATGGGATTACTGGGGATCACAATTCCAGAAGAATATGGTGGTCTGGGTGAGAGCTATGTCAGCTACGGGCTGGTTGCGCGTGAGATTGAGCGGGTCGATAGCGGCTATAGATCCATGATGTCAGTCCAGTCTAGTTTGGTTATGTATCCAATCTATGCTTATGGCACCGAAGAACAACGAAAAAAATATCTTCCTGTACTTTCGGCGGGCACCTCAATTGGTTGTTTTGGATTAACAGAACCAGATGCAGGTTCTGACCCGGGTGGTATGAAAACAACGGCAAAAAAAACAGACGGCGGATATGTTCTCAACGGCTCTAAAATGTGGATTTCAAATGCACCGATTGCCGATGTTTTTGTTGTTTGGGCTAAATCTGACGCCCATGGTGGCAAGATAAAAGGATTTATTCTGGAAAAGGGAATGAAAGGACTTTCCGCACCCAAGATTGATGGAAAATTATCATTACGTGCTTCAATCACTGGCGAAATTGTTATCGATAATGTCGAAGTCGGCGAAGATGCATTGCTTCCAAATGCATCTGGGCTAAAGGGGCCCTTCGGGTGCCTTAATAGAGCGCGATATGGCATCGCATGGGGTGTGATAGGTGCTGCAGAAGCATGCTGGTTTGGGGCACGTCAGTACGGATTAGACCGCAAACAATTTAGTAAACCGCTTGCGCAAACTCAACTTTTCCAACTCAAATTAGCAAACATGCAAACCGAAATCACATTGGGATTGCAAGCTGCTCTCAGAGTGGGACGGTTGATGGATGAGGGTAATGCAGCTCCTGAAATGATCTCACTTATTAAGCGAAACAATTGTGGCAAAGCTCTCGATATCGCGCGCAATGCAAGAGACATGCATGGCGGCAATGGCATCAGTATGGAATTCCCGATCATTCGCCATATGGTCAACCTAGAAACAGTTAACACTTATGAGGGAACACATGATGTGCACGCCCTTATCTTGGGCCGCGCGCAAACGGGCTTACAGGCCTTTGCTTAA
- a CDS encoding CoA-acylating methylmalonate-semialdehyde dehydrogenase: protein MNSIGHFLSNEHWPGTAGRTSDIINPATGSVTGKVSLASKTDVDTVIEVAAQALPAWAATPPAKRAAVMFNFRDLLKRHTKELAELLSAEHGKTLPDAEGEIARGIEVVEFASSIPQVLKGEYSEQVGSQVDSFSVRQPVGIVAGITPFNFPAMVPLWMYPVAIACGNTFVLKPSEKDPTVVLRIAELLAEAGLPEGVFNVVNGDKEAVDALLDHPKIDAVSFVGSTAIGEYIYKRGTDAGKRVQALCGAKNHMIIMPDADMEQVTDALIGSAYGSAGERCMAISVAVPVGEETADRLIESLAPRIQSLKVAPYTDPSSELGPVISKQSFDKIHDYIDQGLEKGATLAVDGRGLKLQGYEDGYFIGGCLFDNVTTDMSIYKEEIFGPVLSVVRGKSYDEAVNMVNDHEYGNGTAIFTRDGDAARDFWSRAQIGMVGINVPIPVPVAYHSFGGWKRSLFGDHHIHGMEGVRFYTRLKTMTTRWPSGIRTGAEFNFTAGKDV from the coding sequence ATGAATTCTATAGGTCATTTCTTATCTAACGAACATTGGCCAGGTACTGCTGGTCGCACCTCAGATATTATCAACCCTGCCACAGGTAGTGTTACGGGAAAGGTTTCGCTCGCATCGAAAACGGATGTCGATACGGTAATTGAAGTCGCAGCACAAGCGCTTCCTGCGTGGGCTGCCACTCCACCGGCCAAACGTGCGGCGGTTATGTTTAACTTTCGAGATTTACTGAAACGTCATACCAAAGAGTTGGCGGAATTGTTATCCGCAGAGCACGGCAAGACTTTACCAGATGCTGAGGGTGAAATAGCACGTGGTATTGAGGTCGTTGAGTTCGCGTCCAGCATTCCACAAGTTCTAAAAGGTGAATATTCCGAGCAAGTTGGCAGCCAAGTTGATAGTTTTTCAGTACGCCAACCAGTCGGAATTGTTGCGGGTATTACGCCATTCAATTTTCCAGCCATGGTGCCATTATGGATGTATCCTGTAGCAATTGCCTGTGGGAATACGTTTGTCCTTAAACCGTCTGAAAAAGACCCGACTGTTGTTTTGCGTATTGCTGAACTCTTGGCGGAAGCCGGATTGCCAGAAGGTGTATTCAATGTTGTAAATGGAGACAAAGAGGCCGTTGATGCATTGTTGGATCATCCAAAAATAGATGCAGTTAGCTTTGTTGGTTCGACAGCTATTGGCGAATATATCTATAAACGTGGTACAGATGCTGGTAAGCGCGTTCAAGCTCTTTGCGGTGCAAAAAATCACATGATTATTATGCCGGACGCTGATATGGAGCAGGTGACGGACGCCTTAATTGGTTCCGCCTATGGTTCTGCTGGCGAACGATGCATGGCCATATCTGTAGCAGTTCCGGTCGGCGAAGAAACAGCAGATCGTCTGATTGAGTCTCTTGCGCCACGAATTCAGTCCTTGAAAGTCGCACCATATACAGATCCGAGCTCCGAGCTTGGTCCGGTGATTTCTAAACAAAGTTTTGATAAAATACATGATTATATCGATCAAGGTTTGGAGAAGGGGGCAACGCTTGCTGTTGATGGCCGTGGTCTAAAACTTCAAGGATATGAAGACGGTTATTTCATCGGCGGGTGTCTGTTTGATAATGTGACGACAGACATGTCCATTTACAAGGAAGAAATTTTTGGTCCGGTTCTGTCTGTTGTTCGAGGCAAAAGCTATGATGAGGCTGTAAACATGGTCAATGACCATGAATATGGAAATGGTACTGCAATCTTTACCCGAGATGGAGACGCAGCGCGTGATTTCTGGTCCCGCGCTCAAATTGGTATGGTTGGCATCAATGTGCCCATTCCAGTTCCTGTCGCTTATCACAGTTTTGGTGGCTGGAAGCGGTCTTTATTTGGCGATCATCACATCCATGGTATGGAAGGCGTCAGATTTTATACGCGCCTGAAAACTATGACAACGCGCTGGCCTTCTGGTATTCGAACCGGAGCAGAGTTTAATTTTACGGCTGGCAAGGATGTATAG
- a CDS encoding ABC transporter permease: MNKFPPYYNFWHYIGHYGLKLSAYLVLLFLMVPILIIIPLSFNAEPYFSFTEGMLSFDPAAYSVRWYTNIFDDPKWILSIKNSFIVGIFAALIATVLGTIAAVGLSSPVMPFKRFFMALLLSPMIVPLIIVAAGMFFFYTRFNLVGSYVGLIIAHAALGIPFVIITVTATLSGFDRSLYNAGISMGASPFKSFRDIVIPLIRPGVISGGLFAFVTSFDEVVLVLFLAGPGQRTIPRQMFSGLREQINPTILAVATLLILISVTLLITLEFLRRRSERLRATAQ; encoded by the coding sequence ATGAATAAATTTCCACCATATTACAATTTTTGGCATTATATAGGTCATTATGGATTAAAGCTTTCTGCCTATCTGGTGCTTTTGTTCTTGATGGTTCCAATTTTGATAATCATTCCTTTGTCATTTAATGCTGAGCCATATTTCTCTTTTACCGAAGGTATGTTGTCCTTTGATCCGGCGGCATATTCGGTGCGGTGGTATACGAATATTTTTGATGATCCCAAGTGGATTTTGTCTATCAAAAACAGCTTTATTGTCGGAATTTTTGCTGCACTAATAGCCACTGTGTTGGGCACGATTGCAGCAGTTGGTCTTTCCTCACCTGTCATGCCGTTCAAGCGCTTCTTCATGGCATTATTGTTATCACCAATGATCGTACCGCTAATAATAGTGGCCGCAGGTATGTTCTTTTTCTATACACGTTTTAATCTCGTCGGGAGTTACGTAGGCTTGATCATAGCCCATGCCGCGCTTGGGATACCGTTTGTTATCATAACGGTAACAGCAACGCTCTCTGGTTTTGATCGGTCTCTTTATAATGCCGGCATTAGCATGGGCGCATCACCGTTTAAGTCTTTTCGCGATATCGTAATCCCGCTTATTCGACCGGGGGTTATATCTGGTGGATTGTTTGCTTTCGTTACCTCATTTGATGAGGTTGTGCTGGTGCTTTTCCTGGCAGGCCCGGGGCAAAGAACAATACCTCGTCAGATGTTTTCTGGTTTGCGAGAACAGATCAATCCGACAATCCTTGCGGTCGCAACTTTGCTTATTTTGATCTCAGTAACACTGCTCATTACGTTGGAGTTTCTAAGGCGCCGATCAGAACGATTGCGCGCAACTGCTCAATAA
- a CDS encoding ABC transporter permease: MMNNTLSESDARSARQELRSRKISAFLFVAPLLAFLAFTFVAPIATMLFRGVHHPVVAELIPDTLSMLESWDGIAQPENEILNQFSVDLKRLAAERKSGKIAEEINRLFPGFGSVIKSSARLVRNVEEEELRTNGYKLLIEKDKRWGEPVTWRAFRSAGQVYTDSYFLTALDLERSSEGEIQGRDGPQIYIQLYTKTLRIALIITVLCVLLGYPLSYFLATIRPSTANFLMVFVLLPFWTSLLVRTTSWIALLQTNGVVNSTLLAMGITSEPLELLYKEFSTILAMTHILLPFMILPLYSVMKGIDPSFLRAALSMGAKPIPAFLRIYLPMTLPGLSAGSLLVFIISVGYYITPALVGGTDGQMISNIIAFHMQQSNNWELAAALGSLLLAIILFLYWLYDRFVGAGNIKLG; this comes from the coding sequence ATGATGAATAATACACTTTCAGAAAGTGATGCGCGGTCCGCCCGTCAAGAATTGAGAAGTCGAAAAATATCGGCATTCTTATTTGTTGCTCCGCTTTTGGCTTTTTTAGCATTTACATTTGTAGCCCCCATAGCAACCATGCTTTTTAGAGGTGTGCACCATCCTGTTGTTGCCGAACTTATACCAGATACATTATCCATGTTGGAAAGTTGGGACGGTATTGCGCAACCTGAAAATGAAATTCTTAATCAATTTTCAGTTGATCTAAAACGGTTGGCTGCTGAGAGAAAATCTGGAAAAATTGCGGAAGAAATCAATCGTCTATTCCCCGGGTTCGGTAGTGTTATCAAATCATCAGCCAGGCTTGTCCGAAATGTAGAAGAAGAAGAACTTCGAACAAATGGCTATAAGTTACTCATCGAGAAAGACAAGCGATGGGGCGAGCCTGTAACGTGGCGTGCCTTTCGTTCTGCTGGTCAAGTTTATACCGACTCATATTTTTTAACGGCGCTCGATTTAGAGCGTAGTTCTGAGGGTGAGATTCAAGGCCGCGATGGACCGCAAATATATATACAACTTTATACAAAGACCTTGCGCATAGCGCTCATCATCACAGTTCTTTGTGTGCTGCTCGGCTATCCGTTATCTTATTTTCTGGCAACGATTAGACCGTCCACAGCGAATTTTCTAATGGTGTTTGTCCTCCTGCCTTTTTGGACCTCTCTATTGGTTCGTACAACTTCATGGATTGCGCTTTTGCAGACAAATGGGGTGGTTAATTCGACACTCTTGGCAATGGGCATAACTTCCGAGCCGCTTGAGTTATTGTACAAAGAGTTTTCGACCATATTGGCGATGACCCATATTTTGTTACCTTTCATGATCCTTCCGCTTTATAGTGTTATGAAAGGTATTGATCCGAGCTTTCTTCGAGCAGCGCTCTCAATGGGTGCCAAGCCTATACCGGCATTTTTGCGAATTTATCTGCCCATGACTTTACCCGGCCTATCCGCTGGTTCACTTTTGGTGTTTATTATTTCCGTTGGTTATTACATCACGCCTGCTCTTGTCGGCGGTACGGACGGGCAGATGATTTCAAACATCATCGCTTTCCATATGCAACAATCAAACAATTGGGAACTCGCGGCAGCACTTGGTTCGCTCCTACTGGCTATCATCCTTTTCCTATACTGGCTTTATGACCGTTTTGTCGGGGCCGGAAACATTAAGTTGGGATAA
- a CDS encoding ABC transporter substrate-binding protein: MKKLIKLLVGSSVMLAAASFSAQAEDLTVVSFGGAYGAAQQKHMVDPFMKETGTNVLFEDYSGGIAEIKAQVEANNVQWDVVDIEVIDLERACSEGLLEVIPRDILPAGADGVAAEDDFIPAALANECGVGVIVWTIVYAYNNESIGGSKPTTIADLFDTKKFPGKRAFRKRPQVNLEWALIADGVPAADVYSVLATDEGQARAFAKLETIKDDIVWFDSWSQAPQLLNDGGAVMVQSANGRIFSAIKEDSKPFEMVWDNHVYDLDVWAVVKGTKKKELAFNYVASATQSKQLSGMADVAYGATRLSSAPFIDPAVVPDLPTSHIEKGIKADGIFWSDYGESLGEKFNEWLLK; the protein is encoded by the coding sequence ATGAAAAAGCTTATAAAACTACTGGTGGGGTCAAGCGTTATGCTGGCCGCAGCGTCATTTTCAGCTCAAGCTGAAGATCTGACTGTCGTGTCCTTTGGTGGCGCATATGGCGCAGCGCAGCAAAAACACATGGTTGATCCCTTTATGAAAGAAACAGGCACAAATGTGCTGTTTGAAGATTATTCCGGCGGGATTGCAGAAATCAAAGCACAGGTAGAGGCAAACAATGTTCAATGGGACGTTGTGGATATTGAAGTGATCGATTTGGAACGGGCTTGTTCTGAAGGACTACTTGAAGTTATTCCGCGTGACATTTTGCCAGCTGGTGCAGATGGTGTGGCTGCAGAAGATGACTTCATTCCAGCAGCCTTGGCCAATGAATGTGGTGTTGGCGTTATCGTATGGACGATCGTTTATGCTTATAACAATGAGTCCATTGGTGGAAGCAAACCAACAACTATTGCTGACCTGTTTGATACGAAAAAATTCCCCGGCAAACGCGCGTTCCGTAAACGTCCGCAAGTTAACTTGGAATGGGCGCTTATCGCAGATGGTGTTCCGGCAGCAGATGTATATTCTGTACTTGCAACAGATGAGGGACAAGCACGAGCCTTTGCCAAGCTGGAAACAATCAAAGATGACATTGTATGGTTTGATTCATGGTCACAAGCTCCACAGTTATTGAACGATGGTGGCGCTGTTATGGTTCAATCTGCAAACGGTCGTATTTTCTCTGCGATTAAAGAAGACAGCAAACCATTCGAGATGGTCTGGGATAACCATGTTTATGATTTGGATGTTTGGGCTGTTGTAAAAGGCACAAAGAAGAAGGAATTGGCATTTAACTACGTTGCATCTGCCACCCAGTCAAAACAGCTTTCAGGCATGGCTGATGTAGCATATGGTGCGACACGTTTGTCTTCTGCACCGTTCATTGATCCGGCAGTTGTTCCTGATTTGCCGACGTCTCACATTGAAAAAGGCATCAAAGCCGATGGGATTTTCTGGAGTGATTACGGCGAGTCTCTAGGTGAAAAATTCAATGAGTGGCTTTTGAAATAG
- a CDS encoding ABC transporter ATP-binding protein: protein MGGENREAFLKFENVKKSYDQKNLVVKDFTLDVKEGEFLTLLGPSGSGKSTVLMMLAGFEGVTSGDISILGTSITKTAPYKRNIGVVFQNYALFPHMTISENLGYPLSVRKMPKEQIKERVTKYLKLIEMEEFGGRYPGQLSGGQKQRVALSRALIFEPTMILMDEPLGALDKKLREQMQYEITRLHKKLGFTVVYVTHDQTEALSMSDRIAVFNDGVVQQCDAPAVLYERPSNAFVADFIGENNFIPGKVGRIENGIADVKPSDGGSIKAQAADGIGENDNCIVSIRPEKLFIQPTEHAYDNELTAVFESRYYVGDFIRYQFKLPDGTEINIKVLNDLAAPDFDEGQEGTLVWQEKDCFAYPV, encoded by the coding sequence ATGGGTGGAGAAAACCGTGAAGCGTTTCTTAAATTCGAAAATGTTAAAAAGAGTTATGACCAAAAAAATCTAGTTGTTAAAGATTTTACGTTGGATGTTAAAGAAGGTGAATTTCTAACCTTGCTAGGGCCTTCTGGCTCTGGGAAAAGTACGGTTTTGATGATGCTTGCCGGGTTTGAAGGTGTTACGAGTGGTGACATTTCGATACTAGGCACCTCTATTACAAAAACAGCTCCCTACAAGCGAAACATTGGTGTTGTTTTTCAAAACTATGCCCTCTTTCCGCATATGACAATTAGCGAGAATCTTGGCTATCCTCTGTCAGTGAGGAAAATGCCAAAAGAACAAATAAAAGAACGTGTTACGAAATATCTTAAACTCATCGAAATGGAAGAGTTTGGAGGTCGGTATCCCGGTCAGCTATCTGGTGGCCAAAAACAACGTGTTGCACTATCTCGGGCTTTGATTTTTGAACCGACAATGATTCTAATGGATGAACCACTAGGTGCATTGGATAAAAAACTGCGTGAGCAAATGCAATATGAGATCACGAGATTACACAAAAAACTCGGATTTACAGTAGTTTACGTTACACATGACCAAACAGAAGCATTGTCGATGTCAGACCGTATCGCAGTGTTTAATGATGGAGTTGTACAGCAATGTGATGCACCAGCGGTCCTGTATGAACGGCCCAGCAATGCATTTGTGGCAGATTTTATAGGCGAGAATAATTTCATCCCTGGTAAAGTTGGTCGCATTGAAAATGGCATAGCTGATGTAAAGCCAAGTGATGGTGGAAGCATAAAAGCACAAGCGGCTGATGGTATTGGCGAAAATGACAATTGTATTGTTTCCATTAGACCGGAAAAACTCTTCATTCAACCGACAGAACATGCATATGACAATGAGCTGACAGCGGTTTTTGAGAGCCGTTACTATGTTGGTGACTTTATTCGATACCAATTCAAATTGCCTGACGGAACTGAGATTAACATTAAAGTTCTAAACGATCTTGCTGCTCCTGACTTCGATGAAGGGCAGGAAGGTACGCTTGTTTGGCAGGAGAAGGACTGTTTCGCCTACCCAGTTTAG
- a CDS encoding PLP-dependent aminotransferase family protein, whose product MSLRIDIDRSSKTGLRDQIHFEISRHILDGILEPGVKLPSCRHLARELSVSLNTVLGSYNRLLEGNLIESKQRSGYFVRKDLRITPAEQPKTTYSQVNLDEHINGGDNSVKYSYIPRPANWRDFPYPFVCGQIDVNRFPLAEWRECTRLAMNKRDLSVWSGDNFYQDSEELLEQIKSRILPRRGIYARPQEILITMGAQQALYIAASILRGKGKVVAIEDPCYPETREILNGMYDDVRPIPVDQDGMIVDDRLKGVDLVCITANRQFPTTASMSSERRQALLKMANQENFLIIEDDYESDVDYRNASPLALQREDQSGRVIYITSLSKGLAPGLRIGFMIANEKIIDEARASRGLMIRNPPMILQNTAALFLRFGHYDALLSSLHNVFERRWNLTQSILHKEFSDFEITGAFGGTTFVLEDPQKRGISTQIVKRSLDEGLVIEAIANCFCDRREGENYFRLGVSSVPVTKIEGGLAILRSVLNSI is encoded by the coding sequence ATGAGTTTAAGAATTGATATAGACAGATCTTCAAAAACTGGATTGAGAGATCAAATTCATTTTGAAATTTCGCGCCATATTTTGGATGGCATTCTAGAGCCTGGCGTAAAGCTCCCATCATGCAGGCATCTGGCTCGTGAATTATCTGTTTCTCTCAATACGGTTCTGGGAAGTTACAATCGGTTACTGGAAGGCAATCTTATTGAGAGTAAGCAAAGGTCCGGGTATTTTGTGCGAAAAGATCTTCGGATCACGCCTGCCGAACAACCAAAAACAACCTATTCGCAGGTTAATCTTGATGAGCATATCAATGGTGGTGATAATTCTGTAAAATATTCCTACATCCCCAGGCCTGCCAATTGGCGTGATTTTCCTTATCCATTTGTGTGTGGGCAAATTGATGTAAATCGGTTCCCTTTAGCCGAATGGCGCGAATGTACACGGCTTGCAATGAACAAAAGAGATCTAAGCGTATGGTCCGGTGATAATTTTTACCAGGACAGTGAAGAACTTTTGGAACAGATAAAGAGTAGAATATTGCCAAGGCGTGGAATATACGCGCGTCCACAAGAGATTTTGATAACGATGGGGGCTCAGCAGGCTCTATATATTGCGGCGTCAATATTGCGCGGTAAAGGGAAAGTGGTTGCCATTGAGGACCCTTGCTATCCTGAAACTCGTGAAATATTGAACGGCATGTATGATGACGTGCGACCCATACCTGTTGATCAAGATGGCATGATTGTGGATGATAGATTGAAGGGCGTTGATTTGGTTTGCATAACTGCAAACAGACAATTTCCAACAACAGCTTCAATGTCATCTGAGCGCCGCCAAGCTTTGCTCAAAATGGCAAATCAGGAAAATTTCCTGATCATAGAAGATGATTATGAAAGTGATGTCGACTATAGAAACGCCTCACCATTGGCCCTTCAACGGGAAGATCAGTCCGGACGTGTAATTTATATAACAAGCCTTTCAAAAGGTTTGGCACCGGGGTTGCGTATCGGTTTTATGATTGCCAATGAAAAAATCATCGACGAAGCGCGTGCTTCGCGTGGTTTAATGATTAGAAATCCACCTATGATTTTGCAAAATACTGCGGCCCTCTTTCTGAGGTTTGGTCATTATGATGCACTTTTATCATCTCTACATAATGTATTTGAGCGTCGTTGGAATCTCACTCAATCTATATTGCATAAAGAGTTCTCGGATTTTGAAATTACTGGTGCCTTCGGTGGAACAACATTCGTTTTAGAAGATCCGCAAAAGCGAGGTATTTCGACGCAAATTGTAAAACGTTCCCTGGATGAAGGGCTTGTTATTGAGGCGATTGCAAACTGTTTTTGCGACCGAAGAGAAGGTGAAAATTACTTCCGGTTAGGAGTTTCCAGCGTCCCTGTTACGAAAATTGAAGGTGGTCTTGCTATCTTGCGAAGTGTTTTGAATTCAATTTAA